The Metabacillus schmidteae nucleotide sequence AGATGCATTGGCTGGTCGCGATAACCGCCGGCCAATAAAACAGGACTCCCTAATTTCTCAAGTACTTTCTTTACATCCTGCTCATTATATTCATCAGGCAGCATATCTTCGATTGTAGAACGTAGCTCAAGAGCAATATCTTCACGGTTTTTCTCTGGTAATCTCCTTGTAACCTCATGAATATATATGTCAATTAAATTCATTTTCTTCCTCCCCTTTCAATAAGTTGTAAAGCTCTTTTGAATTTGCCATCCATTCCTTTTTCAATTGCAAAAACACCTCTACACCAAATTCACTTAAAACATAGTACTTTCGGGGTCTGCTTTCAGATGTATCCCAGCTGCTCGAAACCAACTCCTGTTTTTCTAAACGCCGCAGCAATGGATATAACGTACTCTGATCAATTGAAATACCAGATTCCTCCAATAACTGAACTAGAGAATATCCATATTGAGGAGTTCGTAATTGACTTAAAACAGCTAGTGTCAGCGTACCTCTTCGGAGTTCAGTCGATAATGATTGTAATATATTACTCATTTCACCCACCTCTTTATTTTTACTATATGTCATACAGTATTTGTCTTATACTATGCATCATACACTATTGTTGTGACGCAATCAATTTAGAATTTTAAATAATGTTATAAAATAAGAAAAAACCACATTTTCATTATCTAAAATGTGGTTAAACAGTTAGTTTATACTGAATTAAAATGAAAGCATTGCTCCTCTTTCATCAAACACTGCGGAAGGATTATGTGCAACTTCCCAAAGGTTATTTTCAGGATCAGCAAAATAGGCAGTTCTTCCTCCCCAAAATGCATCACTAGGTTCTCTTAAAATCCTTCCACCTATACTTCGAACCTCTTCAATTGTTGTATCTACCTGT carries:
- a CDS encoding PadR family transcriptional regulator; translation: MSNILQSLSTELRRGTLTLAVLSQLRTPQYGYSLVQLLEESGISIDQSTLYPLLRRLEKQELVSSSWDTSESRPRKYYVLSEFGVEVFLQLKKEWMANSKELYNLLKGEEENEFN